The DNA segment AGGATTACTTTGAAAAAACACAACGGTTTATGGCTATTATTCGTCTTCATGCTAACACTGATTTTAGCCGCATGCAGCGGTGGTGGTGAAAGCACATCAAGTAATTCTAGTGAAGAAGAAGGCAGTTCCAGTGAAAGTGGAGGAGAAAGTGACGTAAAACAAGAAATTACCATCACTGCAAAAAGTGAAATTGCAAGTATGGATCCTTCATTAATTACAGACACGGTTTCATTCCAATGGGCAGGTGAAACATTAGAAGGGTTGTTCCGTTTGGACAAAGATGGCAACCTTTCACCGGGCATTGCCAAGGACAGTTCTGTAAGTGAAGATGGAATCACTTGGACGTTCAATTTACGCGAGGATGCGGAATGGGCCAATGGTGACCCTGTTACGGCGCACGACTTTGTTTATTCATGGCAACGTGCTGTAACTCCTGAAACAGGCTCAGAATATGGACCATACTTCCTTGGAGGCGTTGTGAAAAACGCAACAGCTATTAGTAATGGGGAAATGGATCCTAAGGAGTTAGGTGCTGTTGCCGTAGACGATCATACATTAGAAGTTACCCTAGAGAAGCCGATACCATACTTTAAGGGCATGACAGTATTCATTACATTCATGCCTCTCAACCAGGATTATGTTGAAGAGCATGGTAAAGACTTCGGTACAGAAGCCAAGTTTACATTGGCAAATGGTCCATTTAAGATGACAGAGTGGAACCACGGTGAAGGTTGGACACTTGAAAAAAATGACTCATACTGGGATGCCGATGCAGTCAAACTACAAAAACTTGAAGGAAAAGTCATTAAAGAAATTTCCACAGGTGTCAATTTATACGAATCCGGCCAAATTGACCAAACAGAATTAAACGCTGAATTTGTTGACCAATACTCTACTACAGAGGATTTCAATGTGGCTGAACAGCCATACCTATATTTCCTTAAATTCAACCAAGCAAACGAGATATTAGCGAACATTGATGCACGTAAAGCGATTTCACTTGCGATTGACCGTCAAGCTTTAGCTGACGTCATTTTAAACGATGGATCTGTTCCGG comes from the Halobacillus shinanisalinarum genome and includes:
- a CDS encoding peptide ABC transporter substrate-binding protein codes for the protein MKKHNGLWLLFVFMLTLILAACSGGGESTSSNSSEEEGSSSESGGESDVKQEITITAKSEIASMDPSLITDTVSFQWAGETLEGLFRLDKDGNLSPGIAKDSSVSEDGITWTFNLREDAEWANGDPVTAHDFVYSWQRAVTPETGSEYGPYFLGGVVKNATAISNGEMDPKELGAVAVDDHTLEVTLEKPIPYFKGMTVFITFMPLNQDYVEEHGKDFGTEAKFTLANGPFKMTEWNHGEGWTLEKNDSYWDADAVKLQKLEGKVIKEISTGVNLYESGQIDQTELNAEFVDQYSTTEDFNVAEQPYLYFLKFNQANEILANIDARKAISLAIDRQALADVILNDGSVPAEGYVPSNFVNKPGTDKDFREVQGSLVEANEQKAAEHWQKALDALGKEEVTLEVLGDDTGTSQNVMAYYKDQLETKLEGLTIDLVQVPFKERVRRGQDSEFEILAATWGPDYVDPNTYLNMYLTDGQNNNMNFSSEEYDSLIAKANGEYAQDPQKRFETFLEAERLLLEEYAAVAPIYQDAKAQLFRPTIKNAFPTPTGPEFEFKWAYVEE